A stretch of the Polaribacter pacificus genome encodes the following:
- a CDS encoding sodium/proline symporter: MITKIIVLAIYVSVLFLIGILASRRVKSMSDYYLGGKKMGFWAVAFSARATGESGWLLIGLTGMGAMAGYSAYWVVLGELLGVFISWQFMAKLFKRRSDAFKAITIPDYLQSHFKSSTNTLRIISASVLVVFVVIYVASQMDVTGIAFESMLDIDYRVGALIGFCIVLVYIFIGGFVAAVWSDMFQGILMFFGLVLLPIVVWFSMDHGTGVTVGLNAIDPTLTQIMGRSDDWLMNLFTILGFSMIGLGFLGSPQVYVRFMSIESEKEIDKGKWIALLFTLLTDAAAVTIGILARIYFTSEGQDPEVVLGNGGENVLSMITNEFLPTILVAIFIAIVLSAIMSTIDSLLILASSAVTRDFYQKIFRPDLKDEDLTKFSRLVTVAMALVALGIAILLYKLYPDRQVFWIMIFGWSGIAATFCPVIILSLFWKGYSEKGAIASMITGFLSVILFKFVISNLESVGAYFIELDVLAPSFVLAMLVGYIVSKMYPPKDLNTTSDSLKTD, translated from the coding sequence ATGATTACAAAAATTATCGTCCTAGCAATTTATGTCTCAGTTTTATTCTTAATCGGAATTTTGGCTTCAAGAAGAGTCAAAAGCATGAGTGATTATTATTTAGGTGGAAAAAAAATGGGCTTTTGGGCGGTTGCATTTTCAGCAAGAGCTACTGGTGAATCTGGCTGGCTTCTAATTGGCTTAACTGGAATGGGTGCAATGGCGGGCTATTCTGCTTATTGGGTTGTTTTAGGAGAATTACTCGGCGTTTTTATTTCTTGGCAGTTTATGGCCAAGCTATTTAAAAGACGCTCTGATGCTTTTAAAGCAATCACTATACCCGATTATCTTCAAAGTCACTTTAAGTCTTCTACAAACACACTGCGAATTATTTCTGCTTCCGTACTAGTCGTTTTCGTTGTTATTTATGTTGCATCGCAAATGGATGTGACCGGAATAGCATTTGAATCGATGCTTGATATTGATTATCGAGTTGGTGCTCTGATTGGTTTCTGTATCGTTTTAGTCTATATTTTTATTGGCGGATTTGTTGCAGCAGTATGGTCAGATATGTTTCAAGGAATTTTAATGTTTTTCGGATTGGTTTTACTGCCAATTGTTGTGTGGTTCTCTATGGATCACGGAACAGGAGTTACAGTAGGGCTAAATGCTATTGACCCAACGCTAACACAAATAATGGGGAGAAGTGATGACTGGTTGATGAATTTATTTACCATTCTTGGTTTCTCTATGATTGGATTGGGCTTCTTAGGGTCACCACAAGTTTATGTCCGTTTTATGTCGATTGAAAGTGAAAAAGAGATTGATAAAGGAAAGTGGATTGCATTATTATTTACACTATTGACAGATGCAGCTGCTGTAACCATTGGTATTCTTGCTCGAATTTATTTTACATCAGAAGGACAAGACCCAGAAGTTGTATTAGGAAATGGCGGAGAAAATGTTTTAAGCATGATTACCAACGAATTCTTACCAACAATTCTAGTCGCAATTTTTATTGCAATTGTGCTTTCTGCAATTATGTCTACCATTGATTCTTTGTTAATTCTTGCTTCTAGCGCTGTAACACGTGATTTTTATCAGAAAATATTTAGACCCGATTTAAAAGATGAAGACTTAACGAAATTTTCAAGGTTAGTAACTGTTGCTATGGCATTGGTTGCACTTGGTATTGCCATTCTATTATACAAATTGTATCCTGATAGACAGGTTTTTTGGATTATGATTTTTGGTTGGTCTGGAATCGCAGCCACTTTCTGTCCAGTCATTATTCTTTCTCTATTCTGGAAAGGGTATTCTGAAAAAGGAGCAATTGCCTCCATGATTACTGGTTTTTTATCTGTAATACTATTCAAATTTGTAATCTCAAATCTCGAAAGTGTAGGTGCATATTTTATAGAATTAGATGTCCTTGCACCTTCTTTCGTCTTGGCGATGCTTGTAGGGTATATCGTTTCAAAAATGTATCCTCCAAAGGACCTTAATACTACATCAGACTCTCTAAAAACGGATTAG
- a CDS encoding OsmC family protein produces MENSHIETFIAEAQGNGWPTKVDIIGTEWNLQLDEPKEDGGLNSGPNPMQYFIASLAGCQNEQAQVVAEELSLNIEQINIQTEIDLDLSGFMGMSENSNASYKEVRLNAVVLGEATDAQIKTMGQKVDARCPILALLRSSGCKIESTWRKK; encoded by the coding sequence ATGGAAAATTCACATATAGAAACTTTTATAGCTGAAGCACAAGGAAATGGCTGGCCAACAAAAGTTGACATCATTGGCACAGAATGGAACCTTCAATTAGATGAACCTAAAGAAGACGGAGGCTTAAATTCAGGACCGAATCCTATGCAATACTTTATTGCTTCTTTGGCTGGGTGTCAAAATGAGCAAGCTCAAGTGGTTGCAGAAGAACTTTCTTTGAATATTGAACAAATCAATATACAAACTGAAATTGATCTTGATCTTTCAGGTTTTATGGGAATGTCAGAGAATTCAAATGCTAGTTATAAAGAAGTACGTCTTAATGCAGTAGTACTTGGAGAAGCAACGGATGCACAAATAAAAACGATGGGACAAAAAGTAGATGCTCGTTGTCCTATCTTAGCTTTGTTACGCTCTAGTGGTTGTAAAATTGAAAGTACTTGGAGAAAAAAATAA
- a CDS encoding MATE family efflux transporter, producing the protein MKLAHYTSEFRYNLKLAAPVMLGMLGHTFVSFVDNIMVGQLGTAELAAVSLGNSFMFIAMSIGIGFSTAITPLTAEADAAHNIDQAKATFKNGLFLCTSLGIALFLMVFYAKPLMYLMKQPEEVVELAIPYLDLVAFSLIPLVVFQAIKQFSDGLSMTRYPMYATILANVVNVVLNYVLIFGKFGFPEMGIVGAAYGTLISRFIMVAYLWKLLSIKEHSKAMVTKIKFFVLDTFMIKKIISLGTPSAMQMFFEVAIFTSAIWLSGLLGKNPQAANQIALNLSSMTFMVATGLSVASMVRVGNQKGLKNFKELRRIAFSIFLLSILFAVTFALLFFLFHKQLPKLYVDFNDLKNLADNTEVVGIASQLLIAAAIFQISDSIQVVMLGALRGLQDVKIPTIITFISYWVIGFPISFYFGKEEQYGSFGIWMGVLAGLSTAAILLYIRFNYLTLKLIRENH; encoded by the coding sequence TTGAAATTAGCTCACTATACATCAGAGTTTAGATACAATTTAAAATTAGCAGCACCCGTTATGTTGGGTATGCTGGGACATACATTTGTTAGTTTTGTAGATAATATTATGGTTGGTCAGTTGGGTACTGCAGAATTGGCAGCGGTATCCTTAGGAAATAGTTTTATGTTTATCGCCATGTCTATTGGAATCGGTTTTTCTACAGCCATAACGCCTTTAACAGCCGAGGCTGATGCGGCACACAATATTGATCAAGCAAAAGCAACTTTTAAAAATGGACTCTTTTTATGTACTTCTTTAGGGATCGCTTTGTTTTTGATGGTGTTTTATGCAAAACCTTTGATGTACCTAATGAAACAACCAGAAGAAGTTGTTGAACTGGCGATTCCGTACTTAGACTTGGTTGCATTCTCTTTGATTCCACTTGTGGTTTTTCAGGCTATAAAGCAATTTAGTGATGGTTTGTCCATGACAAGATACCCTATGTACGCTACTATTTTAGCCAATGTAGTGAATGTTGTTTTAAATTATGTATTGATTTTCGGAAAGTTTGGTTTTCCAGAAATGGGAATCGTTGGAGCAGCATACGGAACTTTAATATCACGATTTATCATGGTTGCTTACCTGTGGAAGCTATTAAGCATCAAAGAGCATTCTAAGGCGATGGTAACCAAAATTAAGTTTTTTGTGCTCGATACTTTTATGATTAAAAAGATTATCAGTTTAGGAACTCCAAGTGCCATGCAAATGTTTTTTGAGGTTGCCATTTTCACCTCTGCTATTTGGCTTAGTGGATTGCTTGGTAAAAATCCACAGGCAGCCAATCAAATTGCCTTAAACTTGTCATCTATGACCTTTATGGTTGCCACTGGACTTAGTGTTGCATCTATGGTTCGAGTAGGAAATCAAAAGGGCTTAAAAAACTTCAAGGAACTAAGAAGGATTGCTTTTTCAATATTTTTATTGTCAATACTTTTTGCTGTTACTTTTGCACTGTTATTTTTTCTATTCCACAAACAATTGCCTAAACTCTATGTAGATTTTAACGATCTAAAAAACTTAGCAGACAATACAGAAGTGGTAGGTATTGCTTCTCAACTTTTAATTGCCGCAGCAATTTTTCAGATTAGCGATAGTATTCAGGTGGTAATGTTAGGAGCGCTAAGAGGACTCCAAGATGTAAAAATACCAACTATAATTACTTTTATTTCGTATTGGGTAATTGGATTTCCTATTAGTTTTTACTTTGGAAAAGAAGAACAGTATGGTAGTTTTGGTATTTGGATGGGTGTGTTAGCAGGTCTTTCTACAGCAGCAATTTTATTGTACATTCGTTTTAATTATTTAACTTTAAAACTGATAAGAGAAAACCATTAA
- the tpx gene encoding thiol peroxidase, with protein sequence MAIITLKGNKIQTSGNLVEIGKKAPNFKLTATDLSTKTLEDFKGHKIILNIFPSIDTGTCAASVRNFNKEAANLKNTKVLCISRDLPFAQARFCGAEGLENVINLSDFGTGDFGKDYGLEILEGPLTNLHSRAIIIVDENGKVIYTEQVPEITEEPDYAKALKAVE encoded by the coding sequence ATGGCTATAATTACGTTAAAAGGAAACAAGATTCAAACTTCTGGAAACTTGGTAGAAATAGGGAAAAAAGCTCCAAATTTTAAATTGACAGCTACTGACTTATCAACCAAAACTTTAGAAGATTTTAAAGGACATAAAATTATCTTAAATATATTCCCAAGTATTGACACAGGTACCTGTGCTGCTTCTGTAAGAAACTTCAACAAAGAAGCCGCAAATCTTAAAAACACAAAAGTATTGTGTATTTCTAGAGATTTACCCTTTGCCCAGGCTCGTTTTTGTGGTGCAGAAGGCTTAGAAAATGTCATTAACTTATCTGATTTTGGAACTGGTGATTTTGGTAAAGACTACGGTCTTGAAATCTTAGAAGGCCCTTTGACAAATTTACATTCAAGAGCCATTATTATTGTTGATGAAAACGGAAAAGTAATTTATACAGAACAGGTTCCAGAAATTACAGAAGAACCTGATTACGCAAAAGCACTAAAAGCAGTAGAGTAA
- a CDS encoding diacylglycerol kinase family protein: MKNPNDGFVKGRLRSIKFAFKGMWLLLTTEDSIKVQFSVAVLAIIAGFYFHISATEWMFQLIAIALVLVAEAMNTAVEKMADFVHKDYHQKIGFIKDIAAGSPGFAAIISLIIAGIIYIPKIIN; encoded by the coding sequence ATGAAAAACCCAAACGATGGATTTGTAAAAGGAAGACTTCGTAGCATTAAATTTGCGTTTAAAGGAATGTGGCTTTTGCTTACAACCGAAGACAGTATAAAAGTACAATTTAGCGTGGCTGTTTTAGCAATTATTGCTGGGTTCTATTTTCATATTTCTGCAACTGAATGGATGTTTCAATTAATTGCAATTGCATTGGTTTTGGTTGCTGAGGCGATGAATACAGCAGTAGAGAAAATGGCTGATTTTGTACACAAAGACTACCATCAAAAAATTGGATTCATCAAAGATATTGCTGCCGGAAGCCCTGGTTTTGCAGCTATCATTTCTTTGATCATTGCCGGAATCATATACATCCCTAAAATCATTAACTAA
- a CDS encoding FtsK/SpoIIIE family DNA translocase — MAKKTSTKKTSSAKKPKFQGLKAFFKNRQTQTVAGLFLIVFALFLIIAFFSFFFSWQEDQSTLNQFADKTIKSKNLLGKIGTQLSDFFIFRGFGLAAFIIPVLIFLTGISILFKVSLKTIVKNWNWGILFMLWIAISFGFASNKILSGIVGFELNEYLQTFLGSTGLTLSLAFILFSYLIIKFKITPEKVIAQIRSKKKESNPVDEAPQDEDFKDSYPTKSNEEPIEIDLDTTKKTSEFELSVKDLKPTISNFSDAKDSKKEQPETVPKPKEAENEEVVIDVEELSEEDHVTENLSDRLVKDFGEFDPKLELGNFKFPSLNLLKQYNESISIDPEELEANKNKILETLKNYKIGIDKIKATVGPTITLYEIVPEAGVRISKIKNLEDDIALSLSALGIRIIAPIPGKGTIGIEVPNKKSTIVSMHSVISSNKFQESQMELPIALGKTISNETFVVDLAKMPHLLMAGATGQGKSVGLNAVLASLLYKKHPAEVKFILVDPKKVELTLFNKIERHYLAKLPDTDDAIITDTTKVIHTLNSLCIEMDNRYDLLKSAMVRNIKEYNVKFKARKLNPNDGHQFLPYIVLVIDEFADLIMTAGKEVETPIARLAQLARAIGIHLIVATQRPSVNVITGIIKANFPARIAFRVTSKIDSRTILDASGADQLIGRGDLLYTAGNDIQRIQCAFIDTPEVEKITDFIGSQRAYAEAYQLPEYVGEEAGTTLDNDISERDKLFREAAEVIVTAQQGSASLLQRKLKLGYNRAGRLIDQLEAAGIVGGFEGSKARQVLISDLVALDQFFENEQS; from the coding sequence ATGGCAAAAAAAACAAGCACAAAAAAAACAAGTTCAGCAAAAAAGCCTAAATTTCAAGGCTTAAAGGCTTTTTTTAAAAATCGACAGACTCAAACAGTTGCTGGCTTATTTTTAATTGTATTTGCGCTATTTTTAATCATTGCATTTTTTTCATTCTTCTTTTCTTGGCAAGAGGATCAAAGCACACTTAACCAATTTGCAGATAAAACAATAAAAAGCAAAAACTTACTCGGAAAAATTGGCACCCAACTTAGTGACTTTTTTATCTTTCGTGGTTTTGGTTTGGCTGCCTTTATTATCCCTGTGCTTATCTTTTTAACTGGAATTTCTATACTTTTTAAAGTAAGCCTTAAAACCATTGTTAAAAATTGGAATTGGGGAATCCTCTTTATGTTGTGGATTGCCATTTCTTTTGGTTTTGCAAGCAATAAAATACTCTCTGGAATTGTTGGTTTTGAATTAAATGAATATTTACAAACTTTCTTAGGAAGCACCGGCTTAACCCTATCTTTAGCTTTTATTTTGTTTAGCTATTTGATTATCAAATTTAAAATTACACCAGAAAAAGTCATTGCTCAGATTAGAAGTAAAAAGAAAGAATCTAATCCAGTAGATGAAGCTCCACAAGATGAAGATTTTAAAGACAGCTACCCTACTAAAAGCAATGAAGAACCAATAGAAATTGATTTAGATACTACTAAAAAAACCTCTGAATTTGAATTGTCTGTTAAAGATTTAAAACCGACAATAAGTAATTTTTCTGATGCTAAAGACAGTAAAAAAGAGCAACCTGAAACCGTACCTAAACCTAAGGAGGCTGAAAATGAAGAGGTTGTCATTGATGTAGAAGAGTTGTCAGAAGAAGATCATGTTACTGAAAATTTATCAGATAGGTTGGTCAAAGACTTCGGAGAGTTTGACCCAAAATTAGAGTTGGGGAATTTTAAATTCCCTAGTCTAAATCTATTAAAACAATACAACGAAAGTATATCTATTGATCCTGAAGAACTTGAAGCTAACAAAAATAAGATTTTAGAAACGCTTAAAAATTACAAAATAGGGATTGATAAGATTAAAGCAACTGTTGGTCCAACAATTACTTTGTATGAGATTGTACCAGAAGCAGGAGTTAGGATCTCAAAAATAAAAAACTTAGAAGATGATATTGCGCTGTCTTTATCTGCCTTAGGAATTAGAATCATTGCTCCTATCCCTGGTAAAGGAACCATCGGAATAGAAGTGCCGAATAAAAAATCTACCATAGTTTCTATGCATTCTGTGATTTCTTCAAACAAGTTTCAAGAATCACAAATGGAGTTACCTATTGCTTTAGGGAAAACTATCTCTAATGAAACCTTTGTAGTAGATCTTGCAAAAATGCCCCATTTATTAATGGCTGGAGCTACAGGACAAGGAAAGTCGGTAGGATTGAATGCTGTTTTAGCTTCTCTGCTTTATAAAAAACACCCTGCAGAAGTCAAATTTATTTTGGTAGATCCTAAAAAGGTCGAACTAACTTTGTTTAACAAAATTGAACGTCACTATTTGGCTAAATTGCCTGACACTGACGATGCCATAATTACAGATACTACCAAGGTAATACACACCTTAAATTCACTTTGTATAGAGATGGATAACCGCTATGATTTGTTAAAATCTGCTATGGTTAGAAACATCAAAGAGTACAATGTGAAATTTAAAGCACGTAAATTAAATCCTAATGATGGACATCAATTTTTGCCTTACATTGTTTTGGTAATTGATGAATTTGCAGATTTAATTATGACTGCTGGTAAAGAAGTAGAAACACCCATTGCGCGTCTGGCTCAGCTAGCCAGAGCTATTGGAATCCACTTAATTGTAGCTACTCAAAGACCTTCGGTTAATGTTATTACAGGGATTATCAAAGCAAATTTCCCTGCTAGAATTGCCTTTAGAGTAACCTCTAAAATAGATTCAAGAACCATCTTAGACGCATCAGGAGCTGACCAATTAATAGGTCGTGGTGATTTACTCTATACTGCGGGTAATGACATACAAAGAATACAGTGTGCCTTTATAGACACACCAGAGGTAGAAAAAATTACTGATTTTATTGGATCGCAAAGAGCTTATGCAGAAGCTTATCAACTGCCAGAATACGTTGGTGAAGAAGCTGGCACAACTCTTGATAATGACATCTCAGAAAGAGACAAGTTATTTAGAGAGGCTGCAGAAGTGATCGTAACAGCCCAACAAGGGTCTGCATCGCTTTTACAACGAAAATTAAAACTAGGGTACAACAGAGCTGGAAGATTAATAGATCAATTAGAAGCAGCTGGTATCGTTGGTGGTTTTGAAGGAAGCAAAGCAAGACAAGTACTAATTTCTGATCTTGTTGCTCTTGATCAATTTTTTGAAAATGAACAATCATAG
- a CDS encoding LolA family protein, whose translation MKKHIAYYFIFSFFTLISGLQAQQADAKTLLDKVSKTMTSYSNMSIEFSSSLTNEEAGILEGDEPPIKGDIIISGEKYLLNYLGTTFLFNGKNLVVINHDEKEININEGDFDNEDGFIYPSKLFSFYKEGYTYKLGAKKTIKGKKIQFIDLTPIDSESEIVQVQLAIDIKVNHIYQLIQLGANAAKTTLTITDFKSNQKLLPTTFTLNKAEYLKKNYSID comes from the coding sequence ATGAAAAAACACATAGCATATTATTTTATTTTTAGTTTTTTTACATTAATATCTGGACTGCAAGCGCAGCAAGCGGATGCAAAAACTTTATTAGATAAGGTTTCAAAAACCATGACTTCATACTCAAATATGAGTATTGAATTTTCATCGAGTTTAACTAATGAAGAAGCTGGCATTTTAGAAGGTGATGAACCTCCTATTAAAGGTGATATTATTATTTCTGGTGAAAAATACTTATTAAATTACCTTGGGACTACATTTCTTTTTAACGGAAAAAATTTAGTGGTTATCAATCACGATGAAAAAGAAATCAATATTAATGAAGGTGATTTTGACAATGAAGATGGTTTTATCTACCCATCTAAACTGTTTAGCTTTTACAAAGAAGGATATACTTATAAATTGGGGGCGAAAAAAACCATCAAAGGAAAAAAAATTCAGTTTATAGACCTAACCCCTATTGATAGTGAATCTGAAATTGTACAAGTGCAATTGGCAATAGATATTAAAGTCAATCATATTTATCAGCTAATACAGTTGGGAGCAAATGCTGCTAAAACAACGCTAACCATAACGGACTTTAAGAGCAATCAAAAACTTTTACCTACCACCTTTACTTTAAATAAAGCTGAGTATTTGAAAAAAAACTACAGCATAGACTAA